A region from the Plutella xylostella chromosome 6, ilPluXylo3.1, whole genome shotgun sequence genome encodes:
- the LOC105396176 gene encoding uncharacterized protein LOC105396176, with translation MSISILDEADLTDPYYYAQNMLEGLESDVEEIRNPGPADGGKRKSKPTRKRTAKESTLKSYVVSKAVKRGHRLVKIEVFDLNECQDTNSENAVLSAQYVVVDPVDEVMDMAENIVNKISKKMCNNY, from the exons ATGTCTATTTCg ATCTTAGATGAGGCTGATCTGACTGACCCCTACTACTATGCACAGAACATGTTGGAAGGGCTCGAGAGCGATGTCGAGGAAATACGGAATCCAGGTCCTGCAGACGGCGGGAAGCGGAAGAGCAAACCTACGAGAAAACGGACTGCAAAAGAATCCACATTGAAATCATATGTGGTTAGCAAGGCAGTAAAGAGAGGTCATCGCTTAGTGAAAATAGAAGTGTTTGATCTAAATGAGTGTCAGGACACAAATAGTGAAAATGCAGTGTTAAGTGCTCAATACGTGGTTGTAGATCCCGTTGATGAAGTAATGGACATGGCAGAGAATATTGTcaacaaaatttcaaaaaagatgtgtaataattattag